In a genomic window of Shouchella clausii:
- a CDS encoding carbohydrate ABC transporter permease, with protein sequence MVSYALLLCWIVITLIPLYWMLVMSFKDTAVASSFTPEWFPKNPSIATYVRFLTETDAVRWLLNSLFVSSVLTVTNVLFCSLAGYAFAKLRFPGRNTIFWLLLGTMMIPAQVTLIPVYIIVVNTLQLGNTYTAIMLPMFATVGNIFLMKQYMSTLPSSLIQAARIDGCSEWRIFYKIILPISKPGLAVLAIFTFVATWNEFFWPFLVTQTSSMRTIQIGLASFKFADATDFGAMMAGSVVAALPMFLLFFSLQKYFLQGITIGAVKG encoded by the coding sequence ATGGTTAGTTACGCACTTTTGTTGTGTTGGATTGTCATTACACTGATTCCCCTTTATTGGATGCTGGTCATGTCGTTTAAGGATACGGCTGTGGCGTCTTCCTTTACTCCTGAGTGGTTCCCGAAGAATCCATCGATTGCCACATACGTGCGTTTTTTGACAGAAACCGATGCCGTCCGTTGGCTTTTGAATAGCTTGTTTGTCTCATCTGTGTTAACAGTAACCAATGTGCTGTTTTGCTCGTTGGCAGGCTATGCGTTTGCGAAGTTGCGGTTTCCAGGGCGGAACACGATCTTTTGGCTGCTACTCGGAACGATGATGATCCCGGCACAAGTAACATTGATCCCTGTTTATATTATTGTTGTCAACACGTTGCAGCTAGGCAATACATATACCGCGATCATGCTGCCGATGTTTGCTACAGTTGGGAACATCTTTTTGATGAAGCAATACATGTCGACTTTGCCGTCATCGCTCATTCAAGCGGCGCGGATTGATGGTTGCAGCGAGTGGCGTATTTTTTACAAAATCATTTTGCCGATTTCAAAACCAGGCTTAGCCGTGTTGGCTATTTTTACGTTCGTGGCGACATGGAATGAATTTTTTTGGCCATTTCTAGTTACACAAACAAGTTCGATGCGGACGATTCAAATTGGCTTGGCTAGTTTTAAATTTGCCGATGCTACTGATTTCGGGGCAATGATGGCCGGTTCTGTAGTCGCAGCGCTGCCGATGTTTCTGTTGTTTTTCTCGCTGCAAAAGTATTTTTTGCAAGGCATTACCATTGGTGCCGTGAAAGGATAG